Proteins found in one Aethina tumida isolate Nest 87 chromosome 1, icAetTumi1.1, whole genome shotgun sequence genomic segment:
- the LOC109596299 gene encoding transmembrane protein 199 translates to MAVNVGQISNPSIFIKPSKQLHKYIQNVKVSDDMPWGIKQFVFKNKIESEPRKPENIKHFISERDLDFIETLELNSRIENVDLKPPPKKPQTESKDKLLTLQDLYWLYDYIKELDEQKVYLHELFEGSEIVLPKNVEVPRSAELEKRCQKLKAEQQNREYNMMTKNVDNKRRQHPEDTISYQLKQMNKHLIAIAQFIFSVLAGFAFGFFGVEFLIGNLDFGFRLLLGIMSALTIALAELYFLAKKLNEDLQWEESTKTKGFKVD, encoded by the exons ATGGCTGTTAACGTGGGACAAATTTCGAACCCCTCAATATTCATAAAGCCTTCAAAACAGCTTCACAAATACattcaaaatgtaaaagtttCAGATGATATGCCCTGGGGCATAAAACAATTCGtgttcaaaaacaaaattgaaagtgAACCCAGAAAACCCGAGAACATCAAACATTTCATCAGTGAGAGGGATCTGGATTTTATCGAGACCCTCGAGCTGAACTCCAGAATTGAAAATGTAGATTTAAAACCCCCACCGAAAAAGCCGCAAACCGAATCTAAAGATAAGTTGTTAACGCTGCAGGATTTGTATTGGCTTTATGACTACATAAAGGAACTTGATGAACAAAAAGTTTACCTTCACGAGTTGTTCGAAGGTTCGGAAATTGTGCTGCCGAAGAATGTTGAGGTACCGAGGAGCGCAGAGCTGGAGAAGCGTTGCCAGAAACTGAAGGCTGAGCAGCAGAACCGTGAATACAACATGATGACCAAGAATGTGGATAACAAAAGGAGGCAACATCCTGAGGACACGATTTCATACCAAT TGAAACAGATGAACAAACATTTGATAGCGATAGCTCAATTTATCTTCTCGGTTTTGGCCGGTTTCGCATTTGGTTTTTTTGGTGTGGAGTTCCTGATTGGAAATCTAGATTTTGGATTCCGTCTGCTGTTGGGAATTATGAGTGCACTTACAATTGCCTTAGCTGAATTGTATTTCCTGGCGAAAAAACTGAACGAGGATCTGCAATGGGAGGAGAGTACAAAGACCAAAGGATTTAAAGTcgattga
- the LOC109596300 gene encoding biogenesis of lysosome-related organelles complex 1 subunit 5: protein MSNIVQDVSKIWSRLFDHKAFVGGEISFTLQEFEKKRGENEVDKLFTTIEVIADLRDSQVDRLKEAIDDTVPNTFNDIEEALYLCENFSKLEEQYKKDTTLADNHQKRKTELNKFMDDITNKYTEINSNFENKKQELKKIYEDLENQLKLQ from the exons atgtcTAATATAGTTCAAG ACGTCAGCAAAATTTGGAGTAGACTATTTGATCACAAGGCTTTTGTGGGTGGCGAGATAAGTTTCACGTTACAGGAGTTTGAG AAGAAGCGCGGCGAAAACGAAGTGGACAAGCTGTTCACAACCATCGAGGTAATAGCGGATCTCAGAGACTCTCAGGTGGACAGACTGAAAGAGGCCATAGATGACACAGTACCAAATACATTTAATGATATAGAGGAAGCTTTGTATTTATGTGAAAACTTCTCTAAACTCGAAGAGCAATACAAAaag gacaCCACACTTGCTGATAATCACCAAAAAAGAAAGACAGAACTCAACAAATTTATGGATGATATCACCAACAAATATACAGAAATCAACAGCAATTTCGAAAACAAGAAACAggaattgaagaaaatttatgaaGATTTGGAGAACCAACTAAAACTGCAATAG